CCATGATCTGATGCAGGGCGGTGCCGGTGACGACATCATGTTTGGTGGCGCCGGTGACGACCAGATGCTTGGTGGTCAGGGTGATGACCTGATGCAGGGTGGTGACGGCAATGACGTCATGCTCGGCGGTCAGGGCGATGATGTGATGAATGGCGGTGCTGGTAACGACCTGATGATGGGTGGTGCCGGTGACGACGTCATCAATGGTGGTGCTGGCGACGATCTTCTCGTCGGTGGTGCAGGCCACGATAACTTTGTTTTCTCTGGTGGTGGCGGCAACGATGTTGTCCTCGACTTCCAGGTGGGTGAAGACATGCTCTCGATTTCCAAGGGCATTAACGACACCGATATTTCCTCGGCCGATGACGTTGCAGCACGTGCAACGCAGGATGGTGCCAATACCGTTGTTGACCTTGGCAATGGTGACTCCATCACCCTTAACAACGTTGATGTCGACGACGTCCAGGATCATCCGGACCACTTCTTCAACGTTCAGTAACGACGTCGGGATGTTCGCAGCGCGTGCTGCGGACATCCCATTTTCATCGTTTCATTTGTAAGGGTACAGGCGCCAAATGCTTGAACTTGCCACGTCTGATGACAGACAGTTGTCTGGCGACATGCCGGAGGTCTGCCGGCTGACCCCCGACACATTGATTCTGATCTGGAACCTGCCGACCCGTTTGTGGACCGTTCCCAAACTTGAGGCACGCGACGGACGAAAGATTTCGCCGCAGGCGACATTGCGCCTGCCGCTGGGCAGCGGTGGAACGCGGCTTTTGCGCGTTATTCCGCAACCCAAAGACAGCCCGCTTTCCCTGTTGGCCGAGGCCGGTTCACTGGGCCGCCAGCAGGAAATTACCATCGAACCGGATGGCGAATTTGACCCGGTCGATGCCTTCATGCTGCTTGATGATGTGACCCCGGCCGGGCGGCTTTCGCTGCTGTCGGCAATGCTGGGCGCGTGGGCAAGCATGTTCCGGATGCGGCGCAGCCGCAGCTATACACAGGCCCTTAACCGCCTGGTGGCGCGGATCGTAGACGAACCGCAGCGTGCCCAGCCGGTTGCCCGCCTGTCTGAAAAGCAGATGCTGATTGCAACCACACTGCCTGCCGCCTTTGGCGACATTGAAGGCACCTATGTGGTTTCACAAACCGGTTTCTGGCGGTTGCCGCAAACCGCCCATCATGGCCGGGAAACCCCGAACGGGGCCAAACAGACATTTTTTATTGCTGATAGCAACGGGTTGGAAGGCGGCGCCTTTCTGGTCATTACCGGCAGCCGCGCCCTTGCCATTCGTCAGCTTGATGCAAGGCCAAACCTGCCGTCGCTGTCGCGCTGGTGGCTGGCACAGGGCAAGGCCGACGCCGATTTGCGCGAATATGCGATTGATGCCCTGGCGCGCGGTGATGCAACATCGCGCAAGGCCGCCCTGGAATTTCAACTGCGTTGCCCGCTTTCTGCACAGCGCGTTACCGGCGGTGGTGGCCTGCCATCGGGCGAGGTTGACCTTGCCGTAACCACGGCACGCGGCACGCTGATTGGCGGCTGGTATCGTGATCCGGTTGAAATGGTTGGCGGGGTGGATGTGCTGGACCATACCGGCACCGAACACGCCTTTGAAAACCATTTTTACCGTTATGCCGGTTCTGTCGTGCAGGATGAAAAAACCGTTCCTGCCACCGGTTTTGTCGGGTTTCACCCCGAAATCAAAAGCCAGGTGCCGATCCTTCAGCCACGCAGCATTTTGCGCCTGACATCGGGCAGTCGCCATTTGATGGTGCCAACCGCACAGCCTGCCGACCCGGCAGAAGCCCGCGCGCGCATTCTGCGTGCCGTGCCGCCGCAGCACCTGAATGACGATATCATGGAAAACTGCCTGGCCCCGGTGATTGGTGATGTGCAGCAAAAATTGCTGGGTAGCATCGGCGCGCCGACCGTTATTGATATCGGGCAACAGCGCAGCGACCCGTCGGTATCAATTATTGTGCCGCTATACCGGGTGCTCGATTTCCTGCGTGCCCAGATCGGTGCCTTTGCCTGTGATCCCTGGATATCCCAGCATTGCGAACTGATTTACGTGCTTGATAGCCCGGAACAGGCCGAACAGACCGAACATCTTTTGCGCGGGCTTTATCTGCTGTATGGCGTGCCGCTGCGTCTGGTGATCATGGCACGCAATGGCGGTTATGCCCGGGCCTGCAATAGCGGGGCGTCCGTTGCGCGCGCCGATCTGCTGGCGATGCTGAATTCCGATATCATCCCGCATCAGACCGGCTGGCTCGGCACCATGGCAACGCGCATGGGCGGCGAACAGGATGTTGCCGCCGTTGGCCCCAAATTGCTGTTTGAAGATGGTTCCCTGCAGCATGCCGGTATGTATTTCGCCCGCAATGAACGTGGCCAGTGGTTAAACCACCATTATTACAAAGGCATGCCAGGCCAGTATCGTGATGCCTGCATCGAACGTTCTGTTCCTGCCGTTACGGGTGCCTGCATGCTGCTGCATCGTGGCGTGTTCGAGGATGTGGATGGCTTTAGCGAGGATTACGTCATCGGGGATTACGAAGACAGTGATCTTTGCCTGAAAATCCGCGCCCAGGGCTTTGACATTCGTTATGTGCCCGATGCCGAACTTTACCATTTCGAACGCAAGTCTATTTCGACCCATTCCGATTATATGCGCGGTGTTGCAACGCAATATAACGCGTGGCTGCATGCCCGCCGCTGGGACGATCAGATGACCGAATTTTCAATGCAGGGTGTGCCGCAAATGGCCGCCGAACCTGCGATGGGCCGAGGCGTATTATGAACAGTATTCTTGCAATTCCGGGCCACCGTCCCGAAAGCACCGGTAATGTTGCCGACGCTGGCAAAAAAACATCCGAATATCCCTCTGTTCGCATCATGCGGGCACCGGCTGCAACCCCGGCACCGGCCAAACCGGTAACCCCGGCCAGCGCGGAAAAGCCTGCAGCAGCAGCGACCGTTGCGGAAAAGAAAAACGAAGCATCCTCCGGGGCGGATTCCGCGCCAAAAGATCGCGCGGCCAAGGCGGCGGCGCAGATGTCCGATGTTGCCCCTATCGGTCCGCCCGCCGCCAAGGAGGGGGCCACCCAGGCCGATGCCGATAGCGGCTTGCTTATTCCCGATACGTCACTGGGCGAAAATATTGATGGTGACGACGACGTACAGGATACCAAGGCAGCCAAAGGCCGGGCAGGGCGCAAATCATCGTCTTTTGCCAATCTGACGCCACGTCAGGAAGTGTATCTTGGTGCCATTTGTCGCCAGATCGCCCAGAACCGCTTTTTACCGACCCCGACCCAGGACGAAGTATTTGTCGGTGATGGTGACTATCTTGCCATCGGTGCCGAATTTCTGGGGCATTTCGTGCGCCTTGGCGGGTTAAAGCCGACCGAAAGTGTTATTGATATCGGGTCGGGCATCGGCCGTATGGCAGTGCCGTTAACCCAGTATCTGGTGCCCGGTAAAACCCGTTATCTTGGTATTGATCCGGTCGCTGACGGGGTGAAATGGTGCCAGAAAACCATTACCCCGGTTTACCGGGATTTCCGGTTCCAGACCGTCGATCTTGCCAACGAACTTTATAATCCCGAAGGCAAGGTTGCGGGCGATAGCTGGAAACTGCCTGCCAAGGACGAAGAATTTGATTTCGCCACCATGGTTTCGGTGGCAACGCATCTGCCCCCGGCCGAAGTCGAACGGTATTGCAGCGAAATTTTCCGCGTTCTGCGCCCCGGTGGCCGCCTGTTTATGACGGCCTTTATCGTGCGCAATGCCGAAGAACTGGCCGCCCCCAAATGTGACCCGCGCCTCAGCGGCCTTGTCCGTGAAAAGGACAAACCCTGCTGGCATTTGCGCGGTGAAAACCCGATGGCCGCTGTCGGTTTTGATGAAGGCTATCTTGAATCGGTGCTGGCAAAGGCCGGTTTTGCCTTGCTGCGCAAGGGGTTTGGGGCCTGGCACGGCGATAAATCCCCGCACTATCAGGATATTCTTATTGCCCAGAAACCACGCAGGAGCAGCAAATGAACCCGCGCATTCTGGTCCTTGCCCATAATCATCCTGACCTGCATCCCGGTGGTACTGAAATTTTCGCCCATGACCTGTTTGGGGCCTATAAACGGGCAGGGTGCGAAGCCCTGTTCGTGGGGGCCACCAACGATGTGCATCGCACACGTCGTCCCGGCACCAGTTTTCAGGCGGTAAATGACAGCGATGACGAATTGCTGTTCTGGGCTGGTCATTTTGACCGTTTCAATATGTCCCAGACCGACCTTTATGCTGTCGTTCCGGCGATTACCGAACTTCTGGAAAATTTCCGCCCGGATATCGTGCATATCCACCATCTGGTGTTGTTTGGCATTGAATTGCCAATGCTGATCCGCCGGGTTTTGCCCGATTGCAAAATTGTCATGACCCTGCATGACTATTACCAGATCTGCCCGCATGACGGCCTGATGATCCATCGCGAAACCCGCCAGCGTTACCAGTCGCTTGATGTTTCAGGCGATAAATGCGGCCTGACCGGGATTAGCCCGGACCAGTTTGCGATGCGATCGGTCAATATCCGCAATCATTTGCGCGCCGTTGACCTGTTCCTGTCGCCCAGTCGGTTCCTGCGTGAACGCTATATCGAATGGGGCATCGACCCCCACCGGATCGAGGTGATCTATAATGGTCGCCCGGCGGTTCGTGCGGTGCGTCGTCGCGAACATGGCACGGGTGGCATGCCCAATGTGTTTGGCTATTTTGGCAATCTTAACCCCTGGAAGGGGGCCGATGTACTGCTGGCTGCCGCCCGCAAGCTGATCGAAGATGATGTTGAATTTGAACTGCGCATTCATGGCGGCGCGCCGTTCCAGACAGCGGCCTTTAACGAGAAAATCGATCGCCTGTTTGAACAGACCACCAGCCGTGTGGTGCGCCTTGGCGCCTATGATCGCGAAGATATTCCCGAATTGATGGCATCGGTCGATTGGGTGGTTGCCCCGTCGATCTGGTGGGAAAATGCCCCGCTGGTCATTCAGGAAGCCTTTCAGCACAACCGCCCGGTAATCACCAGCAATATTGGCGGCATGGCCGAAATGGTCCGCGATGGGATGGATGGCGTGCATGTGCGCCCCGATGACCCTGCTGCTTTGGCCCGCACGATGGCCGATTGCGCCACGAACCCGAAACTCTGGAAGAAGCTTTCGGGCAATGTGCGCGCCCCGGCCAATATCGACGATGTCGCCCACACCCATCTTTCGCGTTTTCGTAACCTGATCCGGCCTGACTTCGTCGCGGCCTGAAAAAGGAGATTTCCATGGCAGTTGCACAGGAAAAGACCAAGGATACGACCCCGTCTGCCGATCCGTCCGCGCAGGCACAGCCCAATCCCGCGCAGCAGGGGGCCGCAAACCCGGCCGCCGCTGCCAGCGCCAAATCCCAGGCGGCACAACCCGCGGCCAAACCCCATCCCCAACAGGCCGCTGCCGCACGGCAGGGTGCAACCCCGGCCCAAAGCCAGGCTGCCAAAAATGCGCAGGGCCAGCCCAGGGCCGACGGCCCGCCGGTGCTGGAAGGCAATGTTGACGCCATTGATCGCGAACGCCTGTTTGGCTGGGTCTGGTGCCCGCAACGGCCCGATGCGCAGGTTGACGTTATCGTACGCATGAATGGCCACACCCTGTTGAAGGTCAAGGCGGATCGCGAACGCATTGATTTGCGCCGCAACGGCATTGGCAACGGCAAACATGCTTTTGAAATTGAATTGCCCGAAGCCGCCCTCGCTGCCGCTGACAGCCTGAGCGTGGTTGCTATCACCCCGGAAACCGGTGCCGAAACGGTATTGCGTATTCCGTCGCAAACAGAACAGGCCGCCCATTCGGCGATGAATGCGCCACTGGGCAAAATTCTTGATCGTCTCGACCGTCTTCTTGCTGCGCAGCATATTTTGCAAAACGGCCAGCGCGAAGCCGCCAAACGCCTGATCGATTCTTCCAAACGCATGGATGAACTGGCATCTGCCGATGATGGTATCGAGGCGGGTGTCCGCCTTGTGCGCAACGGGCAGGAAGAACTGGCCAGCCGTGTTGAACAGCTTGAAGTGTTTCTGGTGCGGTTTGACAAATCACTGGGCGGGTTTGATGAACGCCTTGCCGTGCTAAGTGACAAGCACCGCAATGATTTGCGCACGCCCTTGCTGCTGCTGGCCGTTCTGGTTGGCCTGGTCGGTGGTTTGTCCCTTGGCGCAATCGTTTGGTAAGGCGGCTGTGATGACAACAGACCCGTTAAACGCGATCTACGACCTGCCGGTACGCAAATATGTGCTGTTATTGGGCGCAGGTGGCCAATTGGGGCAGGAATGCGCCGCACAATTGGCGAAGCAGGGCATTTCCCTGTTTGCACCGCCCCGTCATGATCTTGATCTGGTCGAACTGTCGCCACTCTTGCACGCGATAAAAGCTCATCCCCCGGCGGTACTGGTGAATGCAGCAGCATTTACCGATGTCGACGGTGCGGAAACCCTTCGGTTAGAGGCACGCCAGATCAATGCGGATGTGCCGGGCCTTCTGGCCGAAGTCGCGGCTGACATGGGTGTGCGCCTGATCCATGTGTCGACCGATTTTGTTTTTTCAGGTGAGGGTTCAACCCCTTATTTCGAAAGCGACAAAACCGGACCAGTCAATTGGTATGGCGCAACAAAACGGGCAGGGGAACGTGCCGTGCGCATGTCAGCCCCTGAAACAGTGATTTTGAGAACCGCCTGGTTACATGGTCGTCATCGTCGGTGTTTTGTTCATGCCATGGCCGACAAACTGGCCCGTGGTGAACAGATTTCGGCCGTGAATGACCGCTTTGGTTCGCCCACTTCGGCGGCAATGCTGGCATCGCACATTACGCGTTTGTGCAACCGCATTGTCGAGGGTGATGCCATCGAAGCAGGTATCTTTCATTGTGCCGGTATTGGTGCGGCCAGCCCCTATGACATGGCAACGGAAATTGCCGATCATTTGGGCGTGGACCGGGACCTGGTTTCGCCGGTTTCTGCTGCACAGCGGGGCGAAATCGCTGCCCGTCCGCATTTTGCCGTCCTTGATTGCAGCAAAATCGCCCGTCATTTGCGGCTGCCCTGCCAGCCCTGGCAGGAAGGCATTCGCCAAACCCTGACGCAGTCGGGCATTCCAGAGGGGAAAATCGCATGAAAGGCATTATTCTTGCCGGTGGCACCGGCAGTCGGCTTTGGCCGATTACCCATGCCACAAACAAGCAATTGCTGCCCGTCTGGGACAAACCCATGATTTTCTATCCGCTCAGCACCCTGATGCTGGCGGGCATCCGTGACATTCTGATTATTACCACAACAGGCCAAACCAGCGCTTTCATGTCGCTTTTGGGCGACGGCAGCCAGTTTGGCGTGCGCCTGTCCTATGCCGAACAGGATAAACCCAATGGCATTGCCGAGGCGCTGTTAATTGGTCGCGATTTTCTGGATGGATCGTCCTGTGCGCTGATTTTGGGCGATAACTTGTTTCATGGCGATAATCTTGGTGCGCGCCTGCAGGCTGCCACCCGCCGCCACGATGGGGCGACCGTTTTTGTCCATGCCGTGCGCGATCCGGAACGTTATGGCGTTATGGCATTTGATGGCGATGGCAATCCGCTTGATATCATCGAAAAGCCGTCCCATCCGCCGTCAAATCTGGCGGTGACCGGGCTTTATTTCTTTGATGGTACGGCACCGGAACGCGCAAGTGCCCTTTTGCCATCTCACCGGGGCGAGCTGGAAATTACCGACCTTAACCGTGCCTATCTTGAGGATGGCATGTTGAATGTCGAAATGCTGGGCCGTGGTTGCGCATGGCTTGATACCGGCACGCCTGCCAGCCTGTTGCAGGCTGCACAGTTTGTATGTTCGGTCGAAGAACGCCAGGGCCTTAAAATTGGCAGCCCCGAAGAAACCGCCTGGCGCCTTGGATGGATCGCGCGCGATGAAATGACGCGCAGTGCGGGCTTTAACGCCAACAGTGAATATGGCCGCTATCTGGACGATATGGCGCGTGCAAATGACCGAAATGCCATTGGCGTCGAGGTGGATGGTCTGGGTGCGTTCGGTTTTGTGACCGCGCGTGAAAAACAGGCATTTTACAGTTCATCACATAACAGGAGAGCAGGGCATGAGTGAGCCTTCAGGCCTGCCATTGGACGGTGCAACCGTCATGGCCACACTGGTGGACGAAGGACTGGCCCTCATGGCCGGGGTAGGCAGTGCAATGCCTGCCACGATAGATGTTTACCTTAACGGGTCGCCGGACGCCAAAGTCCAGGCATCCATGATCAGCTGGCGTCGCAATGACAGTTCTGCTGATTCCGCCTTTGGCTTTATCGCCCTGTTGCCACTGAAAAATGTCAGTGGCGGGCGCTTGAAAAAGGTGGTGTTTCGCCGCCCGGGCCACCCGGCTGAATATGCAATCGAAAGCCGTGGTCAGGGCCTGGAAGCCATTTTATCGGCGGTTGCCGATCAGTCCGGTGCGTCCTTTGCCGGGGTGATGGATGGCGTGATCGAAGCCCTTCTGGCCGGTAAAACCAACAAAAAGCGTTTGCGCACGGTGGCCGCACTGGTCCGTATTGCGGCAAGCAGCAATGGTTTTGTCGAAGTCCTTGGCGGGCTTGAAGAAAACGAACTTTATATTCAGGGCTGGTCCAGCAATTTTCCCCATGGCCGCACCCGTGTTATCGCCATCGAGGATGGCCCGGTTCTGGCCGAATTGACCAGTGCCGAATTCCAGCGT
The window above is part of the Thalassospira marina genome. Proteins encoded here:
- a CDS encoding calcium-binding protein, translated to MMATLEGGAYDDTLLGSRFSDVIFGRGGDDTLFGHGQNDVLFGEEGDDHLFGGSGDDALLGGAGRDLLFGGSGDDQLLGDSGNDMLFGGHGDDQLFGGADDDLLSGGKGDDLLDGGDGHDLMQGGAGDDIMFGGAGDDQMLGGQGDDLMQGGDGNDVMLGGQGDDVMNGGAGNDLMMGGAGDDVINGGAGDDLLVGGAGHDNFVFSGGGGNDVVLDFQVGEDMLSISKGINDTDISSADDVAARATQDGANTVVDLGNGDSITLNNVDVDDVQDHPDHFFNVQ
- a CDS encoding glycosyltransferase family 2 protein, whose protein sequence is MLELATSDDRQLSGDMPEVCRLTPDTLILIWNLPTRLWTVPKLEARDGRKISPQATLRLPLGSGGTRLLRVIPQPKDSPLSLLAEAGSLGRQQEITIEPDGEFDPVDAFMLLDDVTPAGRLSLLSAMLGAWASMFRMRRSRSYTQALNRLVARIVDEPQRAQPVARLSEKQMLIATTLPAAFGDIEGTYVVSQTGFWRLPQTAHHGRETPNGAKQTFFIADSNGLEGGAFLVITGSRALAIRQLDARPNLPSLSRWWLAQGKADADLREYAIDALARGDATSRKAALEFQLRCPLSAQRVTGGGGLPSGEVDLAVTTARGTLIGGWYRDPVEMVGGVDVLDHTGTEHAFENHFYRYAGSVVQDEKTVPATGFVGFHPEIKSQVPILQPRSILRLTSGSRHLMVPTAQPADPAEARARILRAVPPQHLNDDIMENCLAPVIGDVQQKLLGSIGAPTVIDIGQQRSDPSVSIIVPLYRVLDFLRAQIGAFACDPWISQHCELIYVLDSPEQAEQTEHLLRGLYLLYGVPLRLVIMARNGGYARACNSGASVARADLLAMLNSDIIPHQTGWLGTMATRMGGEQDVAAVGPKLLFEDGSLQHAGMYFARNERGQWLNHHYYKGMPGQYRDACIERSVPAVTGACMLLHRGVFEDVDGFSEDYVIGDYEDSDLCLKIRAQGFDIRYVPDAELYHFERKSISTHSDYMRGVATQYNAWLHARRWDDQMTEFSMQGVPQMAAEPAMGRGVL
- a CDS encoding class I SAM-dependent methyltransferase; this encodes MNSILAIPGHRPESTGNVADAGKKTSEYPSVRIMRAPAATPAPAKPVTPASAEKPAAAATVAEKKNEASSGADSAPKDRAAKAAAQMSDVAPIGPPAAKEGATQADADSGLLIPDTSLGENIDGDDDVQDTKAAKGRAGRKSSSFANLTPRQEVYLGAICRQIAQNRFLPTPTQDEVFVGDGDYLAIGAEFLGHFVRLGGLKPTESVIDIGSGIGRMAVPLTQYLVPGKTRYLGIDPVADGVKWCQKTITPVYRDFRFQTVDLANELYNPEGKVAGDSWKLPAKDEEFDFATMVSVATHLPPAEVERYCSEIFRVLRPGGRLFMTAFIVRNAEELAAPKCDPRLSGLVREKDKPCWHLRGENPMAAVGFDEGYLESVLAKAGFALLRKGFGAWHGDKSPHYQDILIAQKPRRSSK
- a CDS encoding glycosyltransferase family 4 protein, whose translation is MNPRILVLAHNHPDLHPGGTEIFAHDLFGAYKRAGCEALFVGATNDVHRTRRPGTSFQAVNDSDDELLFWAGHFDRFNMSQTDLYAVVPAITELLENFRPDIVHIHHLVLFGIELPMLIRRVLPDCKIVMTLHDYYQICPHDGLMIHRETRQRYQSLDVSGDKCGLTGISPDQFAMRSVNIRNHLRAVDLFLSPSRFLRERYIEWGIDPHRIEVIYNGRPAVRAVRRREHGTGGMPNVFGYFGNLNPWKGADVLLAAARKLIEDDVEFELRIHGGAPFQTAAFNEKIDRLFEQTTSRVVRLGAYDREDIPELMASVDWVVAPSIWWENAPLVIQEAFQHNRPVITSNIGGMAEMVRDGMDGVHVRPDDPAALARTMADCATNPKLWKKLSGNVRAPANIDDVAHTHLSRFRNLIRPDFVAA
- the rfbD gene encoding dTDP-4-dehydrorhamnose reductase, which gives rise to MTTDPLNAIYDLPVRKYVLLLGAGGQLGQECAAQLAKQGISLFAPPRHDLDLVELSPLLHAIKAHPPAVLVNAAAFTDVDGAETLRLEARQINADVPGLLAEVAADMGVRLIHVSTDFVFSGEGSTPYFESDKTGPVNWYGATKRAGERAVRMSAPETVILRTAWLHGRHRRCFVHAMADKLARGEQISAVNDRFGSPTSAAMLASHITRLCNRIVEGDAIEAGIFHCAGIGAASPYDMATEIADHLGVDRDLVSPVSAAQRGEIAARPHFAVLDCSKIARHLRLPCQPWQEGIRQTLTQSGIPEGKIA
- the rfbA gene encoding glucose-1-phosphate thymidylyltransferase RfbA — protein: MKGIILAGGTGSRLWPITHATNKQLLPVWDKPMIFYPLSTLMLAGIRDILIITTTGQTSAFMSLLGDGSQFGVRLSYAEQDKPNGIAEALLIGRDFLDGSSCALILGDNLFHGDNLGARLQAATRRHDGATVFVHAVRDPERYGVMAFDGDGNPLDIIEKPSHPPSNLAVTGLYFFDGTAPERASALLPSHRGELEITDLNRAYLEDGMLNVEMLGRGCAWLDTGTPASLLQAAQFVCSVEERQGLKIGSPEETAWRLGWIARDEMTRSAGFNANSEYGRYLDDMARANDRNAIGVEVDGLGAFGFVTAREKQAFYSSSHNRRAGHE